From a region of the Bacillus alveayuensis genome:
- a CDS encoding uncharacterized protein YuzB (UPF0349 family) (product_source=COG4844; cath_funfam=3.10.20.30; cog=COG4844; pfam=PF07293; superfamily=52833) — MKPIIEFCMSNLANGSQKALEQLEKDPNLDLVEYSCLGNCGKCFESLYALVNGEVVVGETPEELVKNIYQYLEENPMF; from the coding sequence GTGAAACCGATTATCGAATTTTGTATGAGCAACTTAGCGAATGGGTCACAAAAAGCTTTAGAGCAATTAGAGAAGGATCCGAATCTTGATCTTGTTGAGTATAGCTGTTTGGGAAATTGTGGTAAATGCTTCGAATCATTATACGCATTAGTGAATGGCGAAGTCGTTGTAGGGGAGACACCAGAGGAACTTGTTAAAAACATTTATCAGTATTTAGAGGAAAATCCAATGTTTTAA
- a CDS encoding diaminopimelate epimerase (product_source=KO:K01778; cath_funfam=3.10.310.10; cog=COG0253; ko=KO:K01778; pfam=PF01678; superfamily=54506; tigrfam=TIGR00652) translates to MKTFQFTKMHGLGNSYIYVNMFEEQIEESKLSHLAIQVSNVHTGIGSDGLILICPSEKAPVKMRIFNNDGSEGKNCGNGLRCVAKYAYEHNLVKERKFMIETLSGLVEAEVHVKGNIVHNVTIDMGYPRLQKKEIPMLGNPEEYTISEKMEFNGQLYDVTTVSMGNPHIIFYVRNIEEAPVTTLGPIVEKDQRFPEGVNVEFVEVVNEQEIHFRVWERGSGVTQACGTGACAAVVASVLNNHTKRGKETVVHLAGGDLIINWTEDGRVFMTGPAETVCTGTYYYE, encoded by the coding sequence ATGAAAACATTTCAGTTTACTAAAATGCATGGATTAGGAAACAGTTATATTTATGTGAACATGTTTGAAGAACAAATTGAAGAATCAAAGCTTTCTCATTTGGCTATTCAAGTTTCAAACGTCCATACAGGAATTGGCTCCGATGGTCTTATTCTTATTTGCCCTTCGGAAAAAGCGCCTGTTAAAATGCGCATTTTTAACAATGATGGATCTGAAGGAAAAAATTGTGGGAATGGGCTTCGCTGCGTTGCAAAATATGCATATGAGCATAACCTAGTAAAAGAACGAAAATTCATGATTGAAACGTTATCAGGATTAGTAGAAGCAGAGGTTCATGTAAAAGGGAATATTGTTCACAATGTTACCATTGATATGGGATATCCTAGATTGCAAAAGAAAGAAATACCGATGCTAGGGAATCCTGAAGAATATACCATTTCAGAAAAAATGGAATTTAATGGACAGTTATATGATGTCACAACTGTTTCAATGGGAAATCCTCATATTATATTCTATGTCCGTAATATTGAAGAAGCCCCCGTTACAACATTAGGGCCTATCGTCGAAAAGGATCAACGATTTCCAGAAGGGGTTAATGTAGAATTCGTTGAAGTGGTCAATGAACAAGAAATTCATTTTCGTGTATGGGAGAGAGGATCCGGAGTTACACAAGCTTGTGGAACAGGAGCGTGTGCAGCAGTCGTAGCATCTGTTTTAAATAACCATACAAAACGCGGAAAAGAAACCGTCGTTCATCTTGCTGGTGGGGATTTGATCATTAACTGGACTGAAGATGGCCGTGTATTCATGACAGGACCAGCTGAAACGGTTTGCACAGGCACTTATTATTATGAGTAA
- a CDS encoding homoserine kinase (product_source=KO:K00872; cath_funfam=3.30.230.10,3.30.70.890; cog=COG0083; ko=KO:K00872; pfam=PF00288,PF08544; superfamily=54211,55060; tigrfam=TIGR00191) translates to MKEGEMLKIRVPGSTANLGPGFDSIGLALNRYLTLSISPSHQWFFEPLSQEVQDIPKGEENLIYKVAASLAEKYGKDLPPCHVKVESNIPMARGLGSSAAAIAAGIELANKLGNLQLSEKEKLHFASTLEGHPDNAGASLLGGLVIGLIGENETDLVKIDDVQVDIVAVIPPYYLYTSDSRNALPKEFRYQDAVKASAISNLLVASIIQNNWELAGKMMELDLFHQPYRSKLVPELLQVQREAKQLGAYGTVLSGAGPTILTFAPKGMGDFIAFKLQKEFDHCEVTPLFVERKGAQVFYERVENHT, encoded by the coding sequence ATGAAAGAAGGCGAAATGTTAAAGATTAGAGTTCCAGGAAGTACAGCCAATCTTGGTCCTGGATTTGATTCTATCGGTTTAGCATTAAATCGATATTTAACATTATCGATTTCTCCTTCGCATCAATGGTTTTTTGAGCCGCTTAGCCAAGAGGTTCAAGATATACCAAAAGGAGAAGAAAATTTAATTTATAAAGTTGCTGCTTCTCTTGCTGAAAAATATGGAAAAGATCTTCCTCCTTGTCATGTTAAAGTAGAAAGCAACATTCCAATGGCACGTGGGTTAGGAAGCAGTGCAGCAGCGATTGCAGCTGGAATTGAGCTTGCCAATAAACTTGGAAACCTTCAGCTTTCTGAAAAAGAAAAGCTTCATTTCGCTAGTACACTTGAAGGGCATCCAGACAATGCAGGTGCATCATTATTAGGTGGACTAGTCATTGGATTGATAGGTGAAAATGAAACAGATCTTGTAAAGATTGATGATGTTCAAGTCGATATTGTAGCGGTCATTCCTCCTTATTATTTATACACAAGCGATTCGAGAAACGCATTGCCGAAGGAATTCCGCTATCAAGATGCCGTGAAAGCAAGCGCTATTAGCAATTTGCTAGTAGCTAGTATCATCCAAAATAATTGGGAGCTAGCAGGAAAAATGATGGAGCTCGATTTATTCCATCAACCTTATCGCAGCAAGCTTGTTCCAGAATTACTACAAGTACAACGGGAAGCGAAACAACTCGGCGCATATGGAACCGTTTTAAGCGGTGCTGGACCGACCATTTTAACATTTGCACCGAAAGGGATGGGGGATTTTATCGCTTTTAAGCTCCAAAAAGAATTTGATCATTGTGAAGTGACACCACTTTTTGTTGAGCGAAAGGGCGCCCAAGTATTTTATGAAAGAGTTGAAAATCATACGTAG
- a CDS encoding homoserine dehydrogenase (product_source=KO:K00003; cath_funfam=3.30.360.10,3.30.70.260; cog=COG0460; ko=KO:K00003; pfam=PF00742,PF01842,PF03447; superfamily=51735,55021,55347), whose protein sequence is MKTIYVGLLGLGTVGSGVVKIIEDHQDKLMHLIGCPVKIKKVLVQNIHKHRQVDIDPSVLTTNVSEVIEDPDIDVIIEVMGGIEHTKNYLLEALSRKKHVVTANKDLMAVYGTQLLKTATENGCDLFYEASVAGGIPIIRSLVDGLASDRITKMMGIVNGTTNFILTKMSKFGSPYEEVLKEAQRLGYAEADPTSDVEGLDAARKMAILARLGFSMEVDLDDVEVKGITDITEEDINYSKRLGYTMKLIGIADRTGDKVEVSVQPTLLPDSHPLASVHDEFNAVYVYGEAVGETMFYGPGAGSLPTATAVVSDLVGVLKNMRLGVNGRSAVSPQFEKQMKSPEEIFAQYFLRIHVQDQVGAFSSITSLFSNREVSFEKILQLPLKEKDLAEIVIVTHKASKKDFEEILQQLNDLDVVKEIKSAYRVEGNGWG, encoded by the coding sequence GTGAAAACGATTTACGTTGGATTGCTTGGGCTTGGAACGGTTGGAAGTGGTGTAGTCAAAATTATCGAAGATCATCAGGATAAGCTTATGCATTTAATCGGTTGTCCTGTGAAAATAAAAAAAGTATTAGTACAAAATATTCATAAACATCGACAAGTAGATATTGATCCTTCCGTATTGACAACAAATGTATCAGAAGTCATTGAAGATCCTGACATCGACGTCATTATTGAAGTGATGGGCGGAATTGAGCATACAAAGAACTATCTATTAGAAGCGTTAAGCCGTAAGAAACATGTCGTTACAGCCAACAAAGATTTAATGGCCGTTTATGGAACACAACTTTTGAAAACCGCAACAGAAAACGGCTGTGATTTATTTTATGAAGCAAGTGTTGCAGGTGGTATTCCTATTATAAGAAGTCTCGTTGATGGCCTTGCTTCTGATCGTATAACGAAAATGATGGGAATTGTGAACGGAACGACAAATTTTATCTTAACGAAAATGTCTAAATTCGGAAGTCCGTATGAAGAAGTGTTAAAAGAAGCGCAGCGATTAGGTTATGCAGAAGCAGATCCAACATCTGATGTTGAAGGATTAGATGCCGCACGGAAAATGGCGATTTTAGCTAGACTAGGATTTTCAATGGAAGTTGATTTAGATGACGTTGAAGTGAAAGGAATTACGGACATTACCGAAGAAGATATTAATTATAGTAAACGTCTTGGCTATACGATGAAATTAATTGGAATTGCTGATCGTACTGGTGATAAAGTTGAGGTAAGTGTGCAGCCGACATTATTGCCTGATTCTCATCCATTGGCATCTGTTCATGATGAGTTTAATGCCGTTTATGTGTACGGAGAGGCAGTTGGGGAAACGATGTTTTACGGACCAGGTGCCGGCAGCTTGCCAACAGCAACAGCAGTTGTATCAGACCTTGTTGGCGTGTTAAAAAATATGCGTCTTGGAGTAAACGGCAGAAGTGCTGTTTCACCTCAATTCGAGAAGCAAATGAAGTCTCCTGAAGAAATTTTTGCCCAATACTTTTTGCGTATTCATGTACAAGATCAAGTGGGGGCATTTTCAAGCATTACCTCTCTTTTCTCAAATCGAGAAGTAAGCTTTGAAAAAATTCTTCAGCTCCCATTAAAAGAAAAAGATTTAGCTGAAATTGTTATTGTCACACATAAAGCTTCCAAAAAAGATTTTGAAGAAATTTTACAGCAATTAAACGATTTAGATGTTGTAAAAGAAATTAAAAGTGCATATCGCGTAGAAGGGAACGGTTGGGGATGA
- a CDS encoding disulfide oxidoreductase YuzD (product_source=COG4837; cath_funfam=3.40.30.30; cog=COG4837; pfam=PF07315; superfamily=52833), with amino-acid sequence MVKPVEICVYGADVLCPSCVNLPSAKETYEWLQAALARKYPEQLFYIEYIDIYSPPEDEQKKELAEKILNDEYFYPLVSINGIVVGEGNPHLKVIYAEMEKNGYKPKES; translated from the coding sequence TTGGTGAAACCAGTGGAGATTTGTGTTTATGGGGCGGATGTTTTATGTCCAAGCTGTGTCAATTTGCCATCTGCAAAAGAAACATATGAATGGCTGCAAGCCGCTTTAGCTCGAAAATACCCAGAACAACTTTTTTATATTGAATATATAGACATTTATTCACCGCCTGAAGATGAACAGAAAAAAGAGTTAGCTGAAAAAATATTAAATGATGAATATTTTTATCCATTAGTGTCAATTAACGGAATCGTCGTAGGAGAAGGCAATCCTCATTTAAAAGTCATTTATGCGGAAATGGAGAAAAACGGCTATAAACCAAAAGAATCATAA
- a CDS encoding Fe-S cluster biogenesis protein NfuA (product_source=COG0694; cath_funfam=3.30.300.130; cog=COG0694; pfam=PF01106; superfamily=117916), giving the protein MSNQEMKAQVQEVLDKLRPFLLRDGGDCELVDVEDGIVKLRLLGACGSCPSSTITLKAGIERALLEEVPGIVEVEQVF; this is encoded by the coding sequence ATGTCAAATCAAGAAATGAAAGCACAAGTTCAAGAAGTTCTTGATAAACTTCGTCCATTCTTGCTTCGTGACGGGGGCGACTGTGAGCTTGTAGATGTGGAAGACGGTATCGTAAAGCTTCGTCTTTTAGGGGCTTGCGGAAGTTGTCCAAGCTCAACCATTACGCTAAAAGCAGGAATTGAACGCGCCTTACTAGAAGAAGTGCCAGGAATCGTCGAAGTAGAACAAGTATTTTAA
- a CDS encoding phosphatidylglycerophosphatase A (product_source=COG1267; cath_funfam=1.10.3760.10,1.20.1180.10; cog=COG1267; pfam=PF04608; superfamily=101307), with protein sequence MEKKMNQLEKTARKWLEERGVKPEQIAELVYYLQQNYHTNLTMDECLENVDRVLRKREVQNAILTGIQFDLLAEQGKLEEPLQSIILSDEGLYGIDEVLAFSIVNIYGSIGFTNYGFIDKQKPGVLKYLNDKSTGMCHTFLDDIVGAIAAAASSRLAHRAANTE encoded by the coding sequence ATGGAGAAAAAAATGAATCAATTGGAAAAAACAGCCCGTAAATGGCTCGAGGAAAGAGGAGTAAAACCAGAACAAATAGCGGAGCTTGTTTATTACTTACAACAAAATTATCATACTAATTTAACGATGGATGAATGTTTGGAAAACGTTGACCGTGTCCTTAGAAAGCGTGAGGTGCAAAATGCAATATTAACAGGAATACAGTTTGACCTTTTAGCAGAGCAAGGTAAGCTGGAGGAGCCGCTTCAATCGATTATTCTATCTGATGAAGGTTTGTATGGTATTGATGAAGTGCTAGCCTTTTCGATTGTTAATATATACGGTTCCATTGGCTTTACAAACTATGGATTCATTGATAAACAAAAACCTGGTGTTTTAAAGTATTTAAACGATAAAAGTACAGGCATGTGCCATACCTTTTTAGATGATATCGTTGGTGCTATTGCTGCTGCTGCCTCTAGCCGTTTAGCACACCGGGCAGCTAATACCGAATAA
- a CDS encoding spore coat protein YutH (product_source=TIGR02905; superfamily=56112; tigrfam=TIGR02905) — MKNVIEETFGLTVLQFFDYGQYKAFRTRRKICMIVPVSHLEEDELYEMYQMGQHLLENKERNVAMFLLTKQGTLSFYYEKEKFVLLQVPFYSGPSKVYSLGRSLAQFHQKGRTLAVKISKTNRIGKWKSLWEQRLDQLEVFWRGKVNIQPLNHFDKMFVESFPYYLGLCENAIQYLVDTEIDDEPQPVDAATICHHRFTSETWKSPGCKIPTEWVFDHAGRDLAEYIRDQFDKNNEVFDAAFLEDYDRTARLSSFFWRLVYSRLLFPLHYFECIENYYLSKEEYRDEYEKKLEKMLQESGKYERYISSFSSLLSMRTRKIYLPRIHWLSPS; from the coding sequence ATGAAAAATGTTATTGAAGAGACATTTGGATTAACCGTATTACAATTTTTTGATTATGGACAGTACAAAGCTTTTCGGACAAGAAGAAAGATTTGTATGATCGTTCCGGTTTCACACTTAGAAGAAGATGAACTATATGAAATGTATCAAATGGGACAGCATTTATTAGAGAATAAAGAGCGAAATGTTGCAATGTTTTTATTAACAAAGCAAGGAACCCTTTCCTTTTATTACGAAAAAGAGAAGTTTGTTCTTTTACAAGTACCGTTTTACTCCGGACCATCAAAAGTATATTCTCTTGGAAGGAGCTTAGCTCAATTTCATCAAAAAGGCCGAACTTTAGCTGTTAAAATATCCAAAACGAATCGGATTGGAAAGTGGAAATCATTGTGGGAACAAAGGCTAGATCAATTAGAAGTATTTTGGAGAGGGAAAGTAAACATCCAGCCTTTAAATCATTTTGATAAAATGTTTGTTGAATCATTCCCGTACTATTTAGGTTTATGTGAAAATGCGATCCAATACCTTGTTGATACGGAGATTGATGATGAACCGCAGCCAGTTGATGCAGCGACTATTTGTCATCATCGTTTTACTTCTGAAACATGGAAAAGCCCAGGCTGCAAAATTCCAACAGAATGGGTTTTTGATCATGCAGGGAGAGATCTTGCTGAATATATTCGTGATCAATTTGATAAAAATAACGAAGTGTTTGACGCCGCTTTTTTAGAGGATTATGACCGAACCGCTCGTCTTTCTTCATTTTTTTGGCGGTTAGTATATAGCCGTTTGCTATTTCCTCTTCATTATTTTGAGTGTATTGAGAATTATTATTTATCAAAAGAAGAATACAGAGACGAATATGAAAAGAAGCTAGAAAAAATGCTGCAAGAATCAGGAAAATATGAGCGTTATATTTCTTCCTTTTCATCACTTCTTTCGATGAGAACAAGGAAAATATATTTACCGAGAATCCACTGGCTATCTCCATCATGA
- a CDS encoding threonine synthase (product_source=KO:K01733; cath_funfam=3.40.50.1100; cog=COG0498; ko=KO:K01733; pfam=PF00291; superfamily=53686; tigrfam=TIGR00260): MGMRWKGLIEHYKEYLPVTANTPSLTLNEGNTPLIYLEKMSKQLGIELYVKTEGTNPTGSFKDRGMVMAVAKAKEEGSTTIMCASTGNTSAAAAAYAARANMRCIIVIPNGKIAFGKLAQAVMYGAEIYAIEGNFDDALKMVREICNEMPITLVNSVNPYRIEGQKTAAFEVCDQLGKAPDILAIPVGNAGNITAYWKGFKEYHEKHQTGLPKMHGFEAEGAAAIVKNQVIENPETIATAIRIGNPASWKFAVNAANESGGKIDMVSDEEILHAYQLVARTEGVFAEPASCASIAGVLKDVKSGKIPQGSTVVTVLTGNGLKDPNTAIDVSSIKPVVLPNEKEAVLQHLKEVVTS, from the coding sequence TTGGGGATGAGATGGAAAGGATTAATTGAACATTATAAAGAATATTTGCCTGTTACAGCTAACACTCCTTCATTAACCTTAAATGAAGGAAATACGCCTCTTATTTATTTGGAAAAGATGTCAAAACAGCTCGGTATTGAATTATATGTCAAAACAGAGGGGACAAATCCTACAGGTTCATTTAAAGACCGTGGAATGGTTATGGCAGTGGCAAAAGCGAAAGAAGAGGGAAGTACAACGATTATGTGTGCTTCAACAGGAAATACATCTGCAGCAGCTGCTGCGTATGCAGCAAGGGCTAATATGAGATGTATTATTGTCATTCCAAACGGAAAAATTGCTTTTGGGAAATTGGCTCAAGCGGTCATGTATGGAGCCGAAATTTATGCCATTGAAGGAAATTTTGATGATGCTTTAAAAATGGTTCGGGAAATTTGCAACGAAATGCCGATCACTCTTGTCAACTCTGTTAATCCATATCGCATTGAAGGCCAAAAAACAGCTGCTTTTGAAGTATGTGACCAATTAGGAAAAGCTCCGGATATTTTAGCGATTCCTGTCGGAAATGCTGGGAATATTACAGCTTATTGGAAAGGTTTTAAAGAATATCATGAAAAACATCAAACAGGACTACCAAAAATGCATGGATTTGAAGCAGAAGGAGCAGCTGCGATTGTCAAAAACCAAGTCATTGAAAATCCTGAAACCATTGCGACAGCCATTCGAATTGGTAATCCAGCTAGTTGGAAGTTTGCGGTAAATGCAGCAAACGAATCAGGTGGAAAAATTGATATGGTGTCAGATGAAGAAATTCTACACGCCTATCAACTTGTTGCGCGGACAGAAGGGGTGTTCGCAGAACCAGCTTCATGTGCTTCAATTGCTGGTGTTTTAAAAGATGTAAAATCCGGAAAAATCCCTCAAGGCAGTACGGTTGTTACCGTTTTAACAGGGAATGGCCTGAAAGATCCGAATACAGCTATTGATGTATCGTCTATCAAGCCAGTTGTGTTGCCGAATGAAAAAGAAGCCGTTTTACAGCATTTAAAAGAGGTTGTGACATCATGA
- a CDS encoding CNT family concentrative nucleoside transporter (product_source=KO:K03317; cog=COG1972; ko=KO:K03317; pfam=PF01773,PF07662,PF07670; tigrfam=TIGR00804; transmembrane_helix_parts=Outside_1_3,TMhelix_4_21,Inside_22_32,TMhelix_33_50,Outside_51_91,TMhelix_92_114,Inside_115_168,TMhelix_169_191,Outside_192_262,TMhelix_263_285,Inside_286_291,TMhelix_292_309,Outside_310_347,TMhelix_348_370,Inside_371_382,TMhelix_383_405,Outside_406_407), producing MINILWGILGIFVIFVIAFILSENKKSINPRTILGGLIIQLIFGFIVLKWDVGRQAFQWVTSKVQEVVNFASAGTSFIFGSLADPSQQTGFIFAFNVLTLIIFFSSLISVLYYLGIMQWVIRIIGGALSKLLGTSKAESMSAAANIFVGQTEAPLVVMPYIKNMTKSELFAVMTGGLASVAGSVLFGYAALGVPLEYLLAASFMAAPAGLVMAKMLVPETGKPETLEGFEMAHDDHSVNVIDAAARGASTGLQLALNVGAMLLAFIALIALLNGILGGIGGWFGVENLSLELILGYIFAPLAFVIGIPWEEALQAGSFIGQKLIVNEFVAYSNFAPEIANLSDKTVAVISFALCGFANLSSIAILLGGLGGLAPSRRQDIARLGIRAIIAGTLANLLSAAIAGMFVL from the coding sequence GTGATAAACATTTTGTGGGGTATTTTAGGTATTTTCGTCATTTTTGTAATCGCTTTTATTTTGTCTGAGAACAAAAAAAGCATAAATCCTCGTACAATATTAGGTGGACTCATCATCCAGCTTATTTTTGGGTTTATTGTTTTAAAATGGGATGTCGGACGTCAAGCCTTTCAATGGGTCACGAGCAAGGTTCAGGAAGTCGTTAACTTCGCATCTGCTGGTACGTCCTTTATTTTTGGCAGTTTAGCTGATCCAAGTCAACAAACTGGTTTTATCTTTGCTTTTAATGTATTAACACTCATTATTTTCTTCTCTTCCTTAATTTCGGTTTTATATTATTTAGGTATTATGCAATGGGTGATCCGCATTATCGGTGGTGCTCTTTCTAAATTATTAGGAACTAGTAAAGCGGAGTCTATGTCTGCCGCTGCTAATATTTTCGTTGGACAAACAGAGGCGCCGCTTGTCGTCATGCCTTATATAAAAAATATGACAAAATCTGAACTTTTCGCTGTTATGACTGGTGGTCTAGCATCTGTTGCAGGTTCTGTTTTATTCGGATATGCTGCACTAGGCGTCCCGTTAGAATATTTACTTGCCGCAAGCTTTATGGCTGCCCCAGCAGGGTTAGTTATGGCTAAAATGCTAGTTCCTGAAACAGGAAAACCTGAAACATTAGAAGGTTTTGAAATGGCTCATGACGATCATTCAGTTAACGTTATTGATGCTGCTGCAAGAGGGGCTTCAACTGGGCTGCAACTAGCTTTAAATGTCGGAGCCATGCTATTAGCATTTATTGCATTAATTGCACTTTTAAACGGAATTTTAGGTGGAATTGGCGGATGGTTTGGTGTTGAAAACTTATCTTTAGAACTAATTTTAGGTTATATTTTTGCACCGCTAGCCTTCGTCATAGGTATTCCATGGGAAGAAGCTCTTCAAGCTGGAAGCTTTATTGGGCAAAAATTAATCGTGAATGAGTTTGTTGCTTATTCAAATTTTGCTCCTGAAATTGCGAATCTTTCGGATAAAACGGTAGCAGTCATTTCCTTTGCGCTCTGTGGTTTTGCCAACCTCTCATCGATTGCGATTTTATTAGGTGGGCTTGGTGGGCTTGCTCCATCACGCCGTCAAGACATCGCTCGATTAGGTATTCGCGCGATCATTGCAGGTACACTAGCTAATCTTCTAAGTGCTGCCATTGCAGGTATGTTCGTTCTCTAA
- a CDS encoding NADH dehydrogenase (product_source=KO:K03885; cath_funfam=3.50.50.60; cog=COG1252; ko=KO:K03885; pfam=PF07992; superfamily=51905), whose product MKKLVLLGGGYGGMRILHRLLPNQLPNDVEITLIDKNPYHCLKTEYYALAAGTISDQHVRVSFPEHPQLHVHYGEVTEIDINNKIVHLKDQEPISYDDLVIGLGCEDKYHNVPGAEEYTCSIQTIDNSRETYRKLNNLGAGATVCIVGAGLSGVELASELRESRPDLKIKLFDRGKIILSSFPERLSNYVQSWFEEHGVEVINGANITKVEPNVVYNHDEPVECDVVVWTAGIQPNRVVRELPVEKDAQGRVVLTKHHHLPNDEHVFVVGDCASLPHAPSAQLAEAQAEQIVQVLVKRWNNEPLPEEFPPFKLKGVLGSLGKKSGFGVVGDRPLIGRVPRLLKSGVLWMYKYHNG is encoded by the coding sequence ATGAAAAAATTAGTGTTACTTGGCGGCGGATATGGCGGCATGCGAATACTACACCGTCTTCTTCCGAATCAATTGCCAAATGATGTCGAAATTACGTTAATTGACAAGAACCCTTATCATTGCTTAAAGACAGAATATTATGCACTGGCTGCGGGAACGATTTCAGATCAGCATGTACGTGTTTCTTTTCCTGAACACCCACAACTTCATGTTCATTATGGAGAGGTCACAGAAATAGATATAAACAACAAGATTGTTCATTTAAAGGATCAAGAGCCTATTTCTTATGATGACTTAGTAATCGGGCTTGGTTGTGAGGATAAATACCATAACGTACCAGGGGCAGAGGAATATACTTGCAGTATTCAGACGATTGATAATTCACGAGAAACATATAGAAAGTTAAACAATTTAGGTGCTGGAGCAACCGTATGTATTGTGGGGGCAGGTTTAAGCGGTGTCGAGCTTGCAAGTGAATTGCGAGAAAGTCGTCCAGATTTAAAAATTAAGCTGTTTGACCGTGGTAAAATCATTTTATCTAGCTTTCCTGAACGTTTAAGTAATTATGTTCAAAGTTGGTTTGAAGAACATGGAGTAGAAGTCATTAATGGCGCCAATATTACAAAGGTTGAACCAAATGTCGTCTATAATCATGACGAACCTGTTGAATGTGATGTCGTCGTGTGGACAGCAGGTATTCAACCAAACCGGGTTGTGCGAGAATTACCTGTCGAAAAAGACGCACAAGGCAGAGTCGTCTTAACGAAGCATCATCATTTGCCAAACGACGAGCACGTTTTTGTAGTAGGGGATTGTGCAAGTTTGCCACATGCGCCGAGTGCTCAATTAGCAGAGGCACAAGCAGAACAAATTGTGCAAGTGCTTGTGAAACGATGGAATAATGAACCACTTCCTGAAGAGTTTCCTCCATTTAAGCTAAAAGGGGTTCTTGGTTCACTCGGTAAGAAGTCAGGATTTGGAGTGGTAGGCGATCGCCCACTTATTGGACGAGTGCCAAGATTGTTAAAATCAGGAGTTCTTTGGATGTATAAATATCATAACGGATAA